The Etheostoma spectabile isolate EspeVRDwgs_2016 chromosome 1, UIUC_Espe_1.0, whole genome shotgun sequence genome has a segment encoding these proteins:
- the cdkn2aip gene encoding CDKN2A-interacting protein: MAEERSREDIVAEYLGQNPQLAQWVETFRTYCESNKQWDARREFILRNMEAFPTVEPGVPSSSLDRLLSLSMVWANHVFLGCSYPQAVMEKIKEMGEGIVVVDAPVHKTTKDGVLARGXXXXTAEVDADSCVKRAKCGPNELDSRPVGRQKSGPLPQAPAEHQPFFNRLYKAVAWKLVSAGGFGPNLDHFEILRSCAESCKETLTCVFVPLKDIAGLPAGRTQKEGHVCEIRCQTVYMGTGYGRDESAAKAMASKEALKVFQGRKVTVKICRRRYKGKDVEDLMLLDEQPRSQGFPPALSYPFQDEQREDGSS; encoded by the exons ATGGCAgaggagaggagcagagaggacaTAGTTGCAGAGTATCTGGGCCAGAACCCACAGCTGGCCCAATGGGTCGAGACTTTCAGGACCTACTGTGAGAGCAACAAACAGTGGGATGCTCGGAGAGAGTTCATCCTGAGAAACATGGAGGCTTTCCCCACGGTGGAGCCTGGAGTCCCCAGCAGCAGTCTGGACagactgctctctctctccatggtcTGGGCCAATCACGTTTTTCTTGGCTGCAG CTATCCACAGGCTGTAATGGAGAAGATCAAGGAGATGGGTGAGGGCATAGTTGTCGTAGATGCCCCAGTTCACAAGACAACAAAAGATGGTGTCCTGGCCAGAGGAANNNNNNNNNNCACAGCTG agGTTGATGCTGACAGCTGCGTCAAAAGAGCCAAATGCGGACCCAATGAGCTCGACAGTCGACCTGTGGGGAGGCAGAAATCGGGACCTCTTCCACAGGCTCCAGCAGAGCACCAGCCCTTCTTCAACCGCCTCTACAAGGCCGTGGCCTGGAAGTTAGTGTCGGCAGGGGGCTTCGGTCCAAACTTGGACCATTTTGAAATACTTCGGAGCTGTGCAGAGTCCTGTAAAGAGACCCtgacctgtgtgtttgtgccactGAAGGACATCGCCGGCCTCCCCGCGGGACGCACACAGAAGGAAGGCCACGTGTGTGAGATTCGCTGTCAGACAGTTTACATGGGGACTGGATATGGGCGCGATGAGTCCGCTGCCAAAGCAATGGCTTCCAAAGAGGCCCTCAAAGTCTTTCAGGGGCGAAAAGTGACAGTAAAGATCTGCAGACGGCGGTACAAAGGGAAAGACGTGGAGGATTTGATGCTGTTGGACGAGCAGCCCCGGAGTCAGGGCTTTCCTCCCGCGCTCAGCTACCCTTTTCAGGACGAGCAGCGGGAAGATGGTTCTTCATAG